DNA sequence from the Pseudoxanthomonas indica genome:
GTGAACCAGTTCGCGGCTTTGAGCACCTCCTCGGCCAGCCAGCGTTCACTTCGCCATCATCGCCTTCGTCATCCACTGCACGTGGCACTCGCGCAAGGAGACACCATGGCACGCCCGATCTGGACCGGCACGTTGTCGTTTGGATTGTTGAACGTCCCGGTCTCGCTGATGTCCGGCGAACGCAAGGTCGATCTGCATTTCCGCATGCTCGACTCGCGGGATCGCAAGCCGATCCGTTTCGAACGGGTCAACGCCGACACCGGCGAGGAAGTGCCGTGGAAGGACATCATCAAGGCCTACGAGTACGACAAGGGCAACTACGTGGTGGTGGAGCAGGAAGACATCCGCGCCGCCGCACCGGAGAGCCACGAGACGGTGGAGGTGGAGACTTTTGTCGATCGCGAGAGCATCGATGTGCGCTTCTTCGAGAAACCCTACGTGCTGGTGCCCGGCAAGAAGGCCGAAAAAGGCTACGTGCTGCTGCGCCGCACCCTGGAGAACACCGGCAAGGTCGGCATTGCGCGGGTGGTCATCCGCACCCGTGAGTACCTGTCCGCGGTGATCCCCAACGGCGACGCGCTGTTGTTGATCCTGCTGCGCTATCCGCAGGAACTGGTGGACCCGGAAGACTACAAGCTGCCCAGCGGCTCGGCATCGACCTACCGGATAACCAGCAAGGAAGAGCAGATGGCGGCGCAGCTGGTGGAGTCGATGGCCGGCGAGTGGAAGCCTGACGATTACCACGACGAATTCCGCGCCCGCCTGCAGGCGATCATCCGCAAGCGCATCAAATCCAAGGGCGCCACCGCCAAGGTCGAGGACACCGAACGCGAGGAAGAAGAGACCACCACCAACGTGGTCGACTTCATGGCGCTGCTGCAGAAGAGCCTGGCGGACAAGAAGCGCACGCCGGCGGCGAAGAAGGCCGCGAAGAAGACCAGCAAGAAGGCGGCAAAAAAGTCAGCGACCAAAGCCACCAAGAAGGCGACGCCACGCAAGGCAGCCGCCAAGAAAGCCGCTCCCCGCCGCCGCAGTGCATAGCCCGCCACGCAGTTCGGCCCTGGAGTCAGGGCCGAACCGCGCGGCAGTTGACGATCATTCCTTGTCGGTAGACGCCTGCAACGCCGCTGCCAATCCGGCATCGCCATTGACCAGTTCCACCCACCGCAGCTCGACGCCGCGGCGGCGTCCCTTCTCGGTGAGCTTCAAGCCAGTGGGGTCGATCACCAAGGTATAGGTGGTGTCATTGACCGACAGTTCGCGGCGCAAGGGTTTGTCCAGTGGGGTCATATCGCTACATCCCGTTGACGGAGACCCGACCATAGTGGAACCGGCGTGATGACCCGGTTGACTGATGAGCCTGACGGAGTACGAACGAAAACGTCACTTCCAGCGAACGCGCGAGCCGGCGCCGGGCAAGCCGCGGGGGCGCGCTGCGCGGCCGATCTTCGTCGTTCAGCTGCATCACGCCAGTCATCGCCATTATGACTTCCGCCTTCAGGTAGGCGACGCGCTGAAAAGCTGGGCCGTGCCCAAAGGGCCAAGCTTTGATCCGTCGGTCAAGCGCTTGGCGGCCGAGGTGGAGGATCATCCGCTGGACTACGCCGGCTTCGAGGGAGAGATTCCCGAAGGCGAATACGGCGGCGGCCACGTCGCGCTGTTTGATCGCGGGCTGTGGTCCACCCGTGATGATCCGGTGGCGCAGTTGGCCAAGGGGCATCTGCGCTTCGAACTGTTCGGCGACAAGCTCAAGGGCGGCTGGCACCTGGTC
Encoded proteins:
- a CDS encoding Ku protein encodes the protein MARPIWTGTLSFGLLNVPVSLMSGERKVDLHFRMLDSRDRKPIRFERVNADTGEEVPWKDIIKAYEYDKGNYVVVEQEDIRAAAPESHETVEVETFVDRESIDVRFFEKPYVLVPGKKAEKGYVLLRRTLENTGKVGIARVVIRTREYLSAVIPNGDALLLILLRYPQELVDPEDYKLPSGSASTYRITSKEEQMAAQLVESMAGEWKPDDYHDEFRARLQAIIRKRIKSKGATAKVEDTEREEEETTTNVVDFMALLQKSLADKKRTPAAKKAAKKTSKKAAKKSATKATKKATPRKAAAKKAAPRRRSA